From Woronichinia naegeliana WA131, the proteins below share one genomic window:
- a CDS encoding Uma2 family endonuclease: MLITVSPETLSLEPGSEIILRHQTWEDYEDLLAIRQDKNLPKLYFNAQTQEIRLMSPLASHGKRVDTLRDLVKALLHFEGKDWECFDPITLKQLKRAGVEPDTCFYIENRQAILGKERINLTVDPPPDLAIEVDFTSITNLGSYTPLAIPELWIYSPGDLKIYIFENNDYQEKNHSNLFKNWDIKTLLPKYVELAWFKGSSVALREFEEDIALY; this comes from the coding sequence ATGTTAATCACCGTTAGTCCCGAAACTCTAAGCCTAGAACCTGGTAGTGAAATCATCCTCAGACATCAGACCTGGGAAGACTACGAAGACCTGCTGGCTATTCGTCAAGATAAGAACTTGCCTAAACTCTATTTCAACGCCCAAACCCAAGAAATTCGTCTTATGTCTCCCCTCGCTAGTCACGGAAAAAGAGTTGATACCCTCAGAGATTTAGTTAAAGCTCTATTACATTTTGAAGGTAAGGATTGGGAATGTTTTGATCCGATTACCCTTAAACAATTGAAACGGGCTGGAGTCGAACCCGATACTTGTTTTTACATCGAAAACCGTCAAGCAATTTTAGGTAAAGAACGTATTAATTTGACGGTTGATCCTCCTCCTGATTTGGCGATTGAAGTAGATTTTACTTCCATTACCAATCTTGGTTCCTATACCCCCTTAGCCATTCCCGAACTGTGGATTTATTCTCCTGGTGATTTGAAAATTTATATTTTTGAAAATAATGATTATCAAGAAAAAAATCACAGTAATTTATTTAAAAATTGGGATATTAAAACCCTATTGCCTAAATATGTCGAACTTGCTTGGTTTAAAGGTTCTAGTGTCGCTCTACGAGAATTTGAGGAGGATATTGCTTTGTATTAA
- a CDS encoding transposase, with the protein MLEWWTKNFASCELGDERLNNRAFSIGKKLSEGFGKALSEVFKGGNELKRAYEFLGIRKQTLSR; encoded by the coding sequence ATGTTGGAATGGTGGACAAAAAACTTTGCCAGTTGTGAATTGGGAGACGAGAGGCTAAACAATCGTGCCTTCTCGATTGGGAAAAAGTTAAGTGAGGGGTTTGGAAAAGCCTTATCAGAAGTGTTTAAGGGAGGAAACGAGTTAAAGAGGGCCTATGAATTTTTGGGAATCCGAAAACAGACTTTGTCAAGATAA
- a CDS encoding sugar ABC transporter substrate-binding protein: MALFKKLRKGLLWGLCGLFLSWLISCGGGSTTTSNNSTAPNPTGAANLAFWTMQLQPQHTTFFNNLIRDFSRDHPGIQVNWVDIPWEAMASKILTAVSANTAPDVVNLNPTFASQLAAKNAWLNLNEKVPPAVKAQYLPNIWQANTLNGASFGVPWYLTTRVTIYNQDLLKQAGIQKPPATFAELAQTAKTIKEKTGKYAFFVTFSANDSAEVLESLVQMGVNLVDESGKAAFNSPEGKAAFQYWVDLYQQGLLPPEVLTQGHRHAVELYQSGAIALLGSGAEFLNSIATNAPTIAKISAAAPQITGKTGKKNVAVMNLTIPRTTKNEEAALKFALFVTNTQNQLAFAQAANVLPSTTEAVKQYIAAISKEKKVSSVQQARQVSATQLKDAEVLIPPMKNLNQLQKAIYENLGAAMLKQKTVDQALEEAAQTWNSLGS, translated from the coding sequence ATGGCACTGTTCAAAAAATTGAGAAAAGGCTTACTGTGGGGACTCTGCGGCTTATTCCTAAGCTGGTTAATCAGTTGTGGCGGAGGGTCAACGACGACTTCCAACAATTCTACCGCCCCAAATCCGACGGGGGCAGCCAATCTAGCCTTTTGGACAATGCAGCTTCAACCCCAACACACTACCTTTTTTAATAATCTAATTCGTGATTTTAGTCGTGATCATCCTGGGATTCAGGTCAATTGGGTAGATATTCCCTGGGAAGCGATGGCGAGTAAAATTTTAACGGCGGTTTCTGCCAATACCGCCCCGGATGTTGTTAATTTAAACCCGACCTTTGCTTCCCAGTTAGCGGCGAAAAATGCCTGGCTCAACCTTAACGAAAAAGTGCCTCCTGCCGTCAAAGCTCAATATTTACCTAATATTTGGCAGGCTAATACCCTTAATGGAGCCAGTTTTGGGGTTCCCTGGTATCTCACCACCAGAGTGACCATTTATAATCAAGACCTTTTAAAACAAGCCGGTATTCAAAAACCACCCGCTACGTTTGCTGAATTGGCCCAGACCGCAAAAACGATCAAGGAAAAAACGGGCAAGTATGCCTTTTTTGTCACCTTCTCTGCCAATGATTCGGCGGAAGTGTTAGAGAGCCTCGTACAAATGGGGGTTAATTTAGTGGATGAGTCGGGCAAAGCGGCTTTTAATAGTCCTGAAGGCAAAGCGGCTTTTCAATATTGGGTAGATCTTTACCAGCAAGGATTATTGCCTCCTGAAGTTTTAACCCAGGGCCATCGTCATGCGGTGGAATTATATCAATCTGGGGCGATCGCCCTTTTGGGATCGGGAGCAGAATTTTTAAACAGTATTGCCACCAATGCCCCCACCATTGCCAAGATTTCGGCCGCAGCCCCCCAAATTACCGGCAAAACAGGGAAAAAGAATGTGGCGGTCATGAACTTAACCATTCCTCGTACCACAAAAAATGAGGAGGCTGCCCTAAAGTTTGCCCTTTTTGTCACCAATACTCAAAATCAATTAGCCTTTGCCCAGGCTGCTAACGTTCTTCCTTCCACCACTGAAGCAGTCAAACAATACATTGCCGCGATCTCCAAAGAGAAAAAGGTTTCTTCTGTTCAACAGGCCCGACAAGTGAGTGCAACCCAACTCAAAGATGCGGAAGTACTGATTCCGCCCATGAAAAATCTTAATCAGTTACAAAAAGCGATCTATGAAAACTTAGGAGCCGCCATGCTCAAACAAAAAACCGTTGATCAGGCCCTAGAGGAAGCTGCCCAAACCTGGAATTCCCTCGGCTCCTAA
- a CDS encoding transposase produces MLLGFKTELKLNNKQRTTLAKHAGTARHAWNQGLALTKAVLDHNQAHPDDKIKFPSAIDLHKWLVAYVKPQFPWYYESSKCAGQWALIHLKDAWSRCFKKIGGAPRFKKKGEQDSFTLDGTLKILGANKIQVPVIGVLKTYESLPQNVKPKTVTISRQADKWFMSFRLEIDPIPVEKTNPSVGVDLGVKHFATLSNGEVFDVPKDYKRIKAKIAKLQYLNRHKLKGSTNWKKANQRLARLYYRLSSLRKDWLHKLTSYLAKSFAVVCIEDLNVSGMMANPKLAGASSELGWYEFRRQLTYKCELYGSELKVISRWTPSSKLHHQCDYKNEELTLKDRIFVCPRCNESLDRDLNAALNIERFGLSLSS; encoded by the coding sequence ATGTTGTTGGGATTTAAAACAGAGTTAAAGTTGAATAACAAGCAACGGACAACACTAGCGAAACATGCTGGCACTGCCCGTCATGCTTGGAATCAAGGCTTGGCCCTCACTAAAGCTGTATTAGACCACAATCAAGCCCATCCCGACGACAAGATTAAGTTTCCTTCTGCCATTGACCTACATAAATGGTTGGTCGCCTATGTCAAACCCCAATTCCCTTGGTATTACGAAAGTTCCAAATGCGCTGGACAGTGGGCATTGATTCACTTGAAAGATGCTTGGTCTCGCTGTTTCAAAAAAATCGGCGGCGCGCCTAGGTTTAAGAAAAAAGGGGAGCAAGATTCCTTCACCTTAGATGGAACGCTCAAAATCTTGGGAGCGAACAAAATCCAAGTGCCAGTGATTGGTGTTCTGAAAACCTATGAGTCCTTGCCCCAAAATGTTAAGCCTAAAACCGTAACCATTAGTCGTCAGGCGGACAAGTGGTTTATGAGTTTTCGCCTAGAAATTGACCCAATACCTGTGGAGAAAACCAATCCATCGGTAGGAGTTGATTTAGGGGTGAAGCATTTTGCGACTTTATCAAACGGCGAGGTTTTTGATGTCCCTAAAGATTACAAGCGAATTAAAGCTAAAATTGCTAAACTCCAATACCTCAACCGTCACAAACTCAAAGGTTCCACTAATTGGAAAAAAGCCAATCAACGGCTCGCTCGTCTGTATTACCGTCTCTCCAGTCTGCGGAAGGATTGGTTACATAAGTTGACCAGTTATCTCGCTAAATCCTTTGCGGTGGTCTGCATTGAGGATTTAAACGTCTCAGGCATGATGGCCAATCCTAAGTTAGCAGGGGCGAGCTCGGAATTAGGCTGGTACGAATTTCGTAGGCAATTAACCTATAAATGCGAGTTGTACGGCTCGGAACTTAAGGTAATTAGTAGATGGACACCTTCGAGCAAATTGCATCATCAATGCGATTATAAAAACGAGGAATTAACACTGAAAGATAGAATTTTTGTCTGTCCGAGATGTAATGAATCCCTTGACAGAGACTTAAACGCTGCTCTGAATATTGAGCGTTTCGGACTGAGCCTCAGTTCGTGA
- a CDS encoding IS1 family transposase encodes MNKSSIDLLSDIGLPQEKEEALFQKNCPHCYSEKVKIHSHYQTKGNGERKMFICQECSSCFAETYGSVIAGLETPLSEIVKVLKARMEGIGLNAAVRVFGYAKTTILNWEKKLSGLQETLFLYALVNEFVKLVIEGDELYTKVGKNKEASASEGWTIVLMDRASRFIWHLKCGRKEQKLFLEAMMTVAELFERSAESLQLFTDGEKRYSQLLFNICHEVLKTGKRGRPVKVLPKGMVVRLKNKSSKRRDSEGKLKKVETPKPEHPETTEKPEEKDVHANHVEAFNSAIRRYLGLAEKKLKLLRRKDSSRIKDRQNTGK; translated from the coding sequence TTGAATAAAAGCTCAATTGACCTCCTAAGTGATATTGGCTTACCCCAAGAGAAAGAGGAAGCCTTATTTCAGAAAAACTGCCCTCATTGCTATAGTGAAAAAGTAAAAATACATTCTCATTACCAAACGAAAGGTAACGGGGAACGTAAAATGTTCATTTGTCAAGAATGTAGTTCTTGTTTTGCTGAGACTTATGGTAGCGTAATCGCTGGCTTAGAAACCCCATTAAGTGAAATTGTAAAAGTATTAAAAGCTAGAATGGAAGGAATAGGATTAAATGCCGCAGTCCGAGTATTCGGCTACGCGAAAACAACAATATTGAATTGGGAAAAGAAATTATCAGGATTACAAGAGACATTGTTTTTATACGCCTTAGTGAATGAATTTGTTAAACTAGTAATAGAAGGGGATGAACTATACACAAAAGTTGGAAAAAATAAAGAAGCAAGTGCCTCTGAGGGTTGGACAATCGTTCTCATGGACAGGGCTAGCCGCTTTATTTGGCATTTAAAATGTGGTCGAAAAGAGCAGAAATTATTTCTAGAAGCAATGATGACGGTAGCGGAATTATTTGAAAGGAGTGCAGAATCTCTCCAGTTATTTACAGATGGAGAAAAGCGATATAGTCAACTGCTATTTAATATTTGTCACGAAGTATTGAAGACTGGAAAACGTGGTCGTCCCGTCAAAGTATTACCGAAGGGAATGGTAGTAAGATTAAAAAATAAGAGTAGTAAACGTCGAGATTCTGAAGGTAAACTAAAGAAAGTAGAAACTCCGAAACCAGAACATCCAGAGACAACAGAAAAACCAGAAGAAAAGGACGTCCATGCCAACCACGTTGAGGCATTTAATAGTGCTATCCGACGCTATTTAGGGCTTGCCGAAAAAAAGCTGAAACTCTTACGGAGAAAAGATAGTAGCCGAATTAAGGACAGGCAGAATACAGGGAAATAG
- a CDS encoding IS1 family transposase — protein sequence MSILKKSSMKILNDVGLCQEKEDALFKKNCPHCYSENVKIHSHYQTKGNGERKMFICQECSSCFAETYGSVIAGLETPLSEIIKVLKARMEGIGLNAAARVFGYAKTTILNWEKKLSGLQETLFLYALVNEFVKLVIEGDELYTKVGKNKEASASEGWTIVLMDRASRFIWHLKCGRKEQKLFLEAMMTVAELFERSAESLQLFTDGEKRYSQLLFNICHEVLRTGKRGRPTKVLPKGLVVRLKNKSSKRRDSEGKLEKVETPKTEHPETTEKPEDKDVHANHVEAFNSSLRRYLAAFRRRTNTYAKSVVGLQRVLDIFWMVHNFVRSHFTTREVPAVALGIIEKGLTWEDLLQIRLIC from the coding sequence ATGTCAATATTAAAGAAAAGCTCTATGAAAATCCTGAATGATGTTGGCTTGTGCCAAGAGAAAGAGGATGCCTTATTCAAGAAAAACTGTCCTCATTGCTATAGTGAAAATGTAAAAATACATTCTCATTATCAAACGAAAGGTAACGGGGAACGTAAAATGTTCATTTGTCAAGAATGTAGTTCTTGTTTTGCTGAGACTTATGGTAGCGTAATCGCTGGCTTAGAAACCCCATTAAGTGAAATTATAAAAGTATTAAAAGCCAGAATGGAAGGAATAGGATTGAATGCAGCAGCCCGAGTATTCGGCTACGCGAAAACAACAATATTGAATTGGGAAAAGAAATTATCAGGATTACAAGAGACATTATTTTTATACGCCTTAGTGAATGAATTTGTTAAATTAGTAATAGAAGGGGATGAACTATACACAAAAGTTGGAAAAAATAAAGAAGCAAGTGCCTCTGAGGGGTGGACAATCGTTCTCATGGACAGGGCTAGCCGCTTTATTTGGCATTTAAAATGTGGTCGAAAAGAGCAGAAATTATTTCTAGAAGCAATGATGACGGTAGCGGAATTATTTGAAAGGAGTGCAGAATCTCTCCAGTTATTTACAGATGGAGAAAAGCGATATAGTCAACTGCTATTTAATATTTGTCACGAAGTATTAAGGACTGGAAAGCGAGGTCGTCCCACCAAAGTATTACCGAAGGGTCTTGTAGTAAGACTAAAAAATAAGAGTAGTAAACGTCGAGATTCTGAGGGTAAACTAGAGAAAGTAGAAACTCCGAAAACTGAACATCCTGAGACAACAGAAAAACCAGAAGACAAGGATGTTCATGCCAACCACGTTGAGGCATTTAATAGTTCTCTACGACGCTATTTAGCCGCCTTTCGTCGTCGAACAAATACTTATGCTAAATCTGTTGTGGGATTACAGCGAGTGCTAGATATTTTCTGGATGGTTCATAACTTTGTTCGCAGCCATTTTACGACTAGAGAAGTTCCTGCTGTAGCTCTCGGTATAATTGAAAAAGGGTTAACTTGGGAGGACTTACTCCAAATTCGCCTGATTTGTTGA
- a CDS encoding neutral zinc metallopeptidase produces MKTLPNGKNIKAPRVFVYEGVAMTPCGEVATPAYCSGDNTIYLETKLLKIANQAIGDYAAYAVLAHEYGHSYMMQTKIHPSTKEGELKADEFAGVFTRYAQQKNLLEEGDVEEALKFAFASGDYDYWDKGHHGTPAEREEAFRLGLTGDSSTFAFKDSANPEPTHETRTPEPEPTTMSSPLDDNSPKVTRRFAKGVLWIPVLLLLLPLIGFGLYQLLREDE; encoded by the coding sequence GTGAAAACCCTACCGAATGGGAAAAATATAAAAGCACCCAGAGTTTTTGTCTATGAAGGTGTGGCCATGACACCCTGCGGAGAAGTTGCTACACCTGCCTATTGTTCTGGCGATAACACCATTTACCTTGAAACTAAACTTCTTAAAATTGCTAATCAGGCGATCGGGGATTATGCTGCCTATGCAGTTTTAGCCCACGAATATGGTCATTCCTACATGATGCAAACCAAAATTCATCCATCTACAAAAGAGGGAGAACTCAAAGCCGATGAATTTGCAGGCGTTTTTACTCGCTATGCACAACAGAAAAATTTGTTAGAAGAAGGGGATGTGGAAGAAGCTCTCAAATTTGCCTTTGCCTCTGGTGACTATGACTATTGGGATAAGGGCCATCATGGCACACCCGCCGAACGCGAAGAAGCTTTTCGGTTAGGATTAACAGGAGACTCTAGCACCTTTGCCTTCAAAGATTCAGCAAACCCAGAACCCACTCATGAAACCAGAACGCCAGAACCCGAACCGACAACCATGTCCTCCCCCCTAGATGATAATTCCCCCAAAGTAACTCGTCGCTTTGCTAAAGGTGTCCTTTGGATTCCAGTCTTATTACTGCTTTTACCTCTGATCGGTTTTGGTCTTTATCAATTGTTGCGCGAAGATGAGTAA
- a CDS encoding Uma2 family endonuclease has product MVTTALKSYSFEDYCCYDDNTDNRYELVDGQLEIMTPPSFRHLLIADKLRAILNEAIAIEKRPLFCLPEMGVRTGWRKSRIVDLVVVSRSQVLESLERSAISEIPPLLAIEIVSPESIQRDYRYKRSEYAALEIPEYWIVDPLLQKITVLTFNEGLYDEKVFSGENMITSNQFANLQIIVNEIFNIK; this is encoded by the coding sequence ATGGTTACTACTGCCCTTAAATCCTATAGTTTCGAGGATTATTGTTGCTATGATGACAACACCGATAACCGCTATGAACTTGTTGATGGCCAGTTAGAGATTATGACCCCGCCTAGTTTTCGGCATTTATTAATTGCGGATAAACTCAGAGCCATTCTTAATGAGGCGATCGCTATTGAAAAACGTCCATTATTTTGTTTACCAGAAATGGGAGTCCGAACGGGTTGGCGAAAATCTCGTATTGTTGATTTAGTCGTGGTTTCGCGTAGTCAGGTATTAGAATCCTTGGAACGATCCGCTATTTCCGAAATTCCCCCTCTGTTGGCGATTGAAATTGTCAGTCCTGAATCTATCCAAAGGGATTATCGTTATAAACGTTCGGAATATGCCGCCCTAGAGATTCCTGAATATTGGATTGTTGATCCTCTCTTACAAAAAATTACTGTGTTAACTTTCAATGAAGGTCTTTATGATGAAAAAGTTTTTTCAGGAGAAAATATGATCACCTCAAACCAGTTTGCTAATTTACAAATAATTGTTAATGAGATATTTAATATTAAGTAA
- a CDS encoding Uma2 family endonuclease, with protein sequence MLITVSPETLSLEPGSEVILRQQTWEDYEDLLTIRQDNNLPKLYFNAQTQEIRLMSPLASHGNRVDTLRDLVKALLRFEKKDWQCFDPITLKKLKRAGVEPDTCFYIENRQAILGKERINLSVDPPPDLAIEVDFTSVTNLGSYTPLAIPELWIYCPGDLKIYLFENNNYQEKAQSNLFKNWDIKTLFPKYVEIAWFKGSSIALREFEEDILK encoded by the coding sequence ATGTTAATCACCGTCAGTCCCGAAACCTTAAGCCTAGAGCCAGGTAGTGAAGTTATCCTCAGACAGCAGACCTGGGAAGATTACGAAGACCTGTTAACTATTCGTCAAGATAACAACTTGCCTAAACTTTATTTCAATGCTCAAACCCAAGAAATCCGTCTTATGTCCCCCCTCGCTAGTCATGGAAACCGTGTTGATACTCTTAGAGATTTAGTTAAAGCTTTATTGCGCTTTGAAAAAAAAGATTGGCAATGTTTTGATCCTATCACGCTTAAAAAATTGAAACGGGCTGGCGTTGAACCCGATACTTGTTTTTATATTGAAAATCGTCAGGCAATTTTAGGTAAAGAACGCATTAATCTGAGTGTTGATCCTCCTCCTGATTTGGCGATCGAGGTAGATTTTACTTCCGTTACTAATCTTGGTTCCTATACCCCCCTAGCCATTCCCGAACTGTGGATTTATTGCCCTGGTGACTTAAAAATTTACCTTTTTGAAAATAATAATTATCAGGAAAAAGCTCAAAGTAACTTATTTAAAAATTGGGACATTAAAACCCTATTTCCCAAATATGTCGAAATTGCCTGGTTTAAAGGTTCAAGCATCGCTCTACGAGAATTTGAGGAGGATATTTTAAAGTAG
- a CDS encoding IS1 family transposase encodes MSTLNKSSIDLLSDIGLPQEKEEALFQKNCPHCYSEKVKIHSHYQTKGNGERKMFICQECGSCFAETYGSVIAGLETPLSEIVKVLKARMEGIGLNAAARVFGYAKTTILNWEKKLSGLQETLFLYALVNEFVKLVIEGDELYTKVGKNKEASASEGWTIVLMDRASRFIWHLKCGKKEQKLFLEAMMTVAELFERSAESLQLFTDGEKRYSQLLFNICHEVLRTGKRGRPTKVLPKGMVVRLKNKSSKRRDSEGKLEKVETPKTEHPETTEKPEDKDVHANHVEAFNSSLRRYLAAFRRRTNTYAKSVVGLQRVLDIFWMVHNFVRSHFTTKKVPAVALGIIQKGLTWEDLLQIRLIC; translated from the coding sequence ATGTCAACATTGAATAAAAGCTCAATTGACCTCCTAAGTGATATTGGCTTACCTCAAGAGAAAGAGGAAGCCTTATTTCAGAAAAACTGCCCTCATTGCTATAGTGAAAAAGTAAAAATACATTCTCATTACCAAACGAAAGGTAACGGGGAACGTAAAATGTTCATCTGTCAAGAATGTGGTTCTTGTTTTGCTGAGACTTATGGTAGCGTAATCGCTGGCTTAGAAACCCCATTAAGTGAAATTGTAAAAGTATTAAAAGCCAGAATGGAAGGAATAGGATTAAATGCAGCAGCCCGAGTATTCGGCTACGCAAAAACAACAATATTGAATTGGGAAAAGAAATTATCAGGATTACAAGAGACATTATTTTTATACGCCTTAGTGAATGAATTTGTTAAATTAGTAATAGAAGGGGATGAACTATACACAAAAGTTGGAAAAAATAAAGAAGCAAGTGCCTCTGAGGGGTGGACAATCGTGCTCATGGACAGGGCTAGCCGCTTTATTTGGCATTTAAAATGTGGTAAAAAAGAGCAGAAATTATTTCTAGAAGCAATGATGACGGTAGCGGAATTATTTGAAAGGAGTGCAGAATCTCTCCAGTTATTTACAGATGGAGAAAAGCGATATAGTCAACTGCTATTTAATATTTGTCACGAAGTATTAAGGACTGGGAAGCGAGGTCGTCCCACCAAAGTATTACCGAAGGGTATGGTGGTAAGATTAAAAAATAAGAGTAGTAAACGTCGAGATTCTGAGGGTAAACTAGAGAAAGTAGAAACTCCGAAAACTGAACATCCTGAGACAACAGAAAAACCAGAAGACAAGGATGTTCATGCCAACCACGTTGAGGCATTTAATAGTTCTCTACGACGCTATTTAGCCGCCTTTCGTCGTCGAACAAATACTTATGCTAAATCTGTTGTGGGATTACAGCGAGTGCTAGATATTTTCTGGATGGTTCATAACTTTGTTCGCAGCCATTTTACGACGAAAAAAGTTCCTGCGGTAGCTCTCGGTATAATTCAAAAAGGGTTAACTTGGGAGGACTTACTCCAAATTCGCCTGATTTGTTGA
- a CDS encoding IS4 family transposase, which yields MTTAAVEEYKIMLSVGDTTFLDYRNIKEKREGYGPTGKGGNGLILHSALAIEPEKGQVLGLLWQKLWNREVKEKPPTDETAKQKKERQKEQRKAARQRPFEEKESYKWVEALNTCEKQVESSTRVIHVFDREGDVSEVFDSVRQLKHTGVLVRASHNRSLDKNSERLWQHLESEPIRFHQEIEIPSTGKRKARKVKLAVRFCSVNLRTPYRFDNRDPLNVYAVYATEIDCPEGETPLSWMLLTTEVVETIEMAVTILRWYTYRWRVEEFHKVLKSGCQSERYRLASDGMKTLLGFLSVIAVELLHVTYLHRTQPDALAIEILNPLQLQVLKAAASQKLPPILTVAWAVESVAFLGGYLEHRRKTPLGIQVLWRGWLKLHDLCQGWQLAIRT from the coding sequence ATGACAACTGCCGCCGTAGAAGAATATAAGATAATGCTATCAGTCGGAGATACGACCTTCTTAGATTATCGCAATATCAAGGAAAAAAGGGAAGGGTATGGGCCGACTGGAAAAGGAGGGAATGGATTAATACTGCATAGTGCTTTAGCAATTGAGCCAGAAAAAGGACAAGTATTAGGTTTATTATGGCAAAAACTGTGGAATAGGGAGGTAAAAGAAAAGCCCCCAACAGATGAAACGGCGAAGCAGAAAAAAGAAAGACAGAAAGAACAAAGAAAAGCAGCTCGTCAAAGACCATTTGAGGAAAAAGAATCCTACAAATGGGTAGAGGCTCTAAACACCTGTGAGAAACAGGTAGAAAGTTCAACGAGGGTAATTCATGTATTTGACAGAGAAGGAGATGTTTCAGAAGTCTTTGACTCAGTGCGTCAACTCAAGCATACAGGAGTGCTGGTCAGAGCGTCTCATAATCGTAGTTTAGACAAAAATAGTGAACGACTTTGGCAACATTTGGAATCAGAACCGATTCGTTTTCATCAAGAAATCGAGATTCCGAGTACAGGAAAAAGAAAAGCACGGAAGGTTAAGCTTGCCGTCCGATTTTGCTCAGTTAATCTACGAACTCCCTATCGTTTTGATAATCGTGACCCGTTGAATGTCTATGCTGTTTATGCGACAGAAATCGATTGTCCCGAAGGCGAAACTCCTTTATCTTGGATGCTTCTGACTACAGAAGTTGTTGAGACTATTGAGATGGCTGTCACTATTCTTCGTTGGTACACCTACCGATGGCGGGTTGAAGAATTTCATAAAGTCCTTAAGTCTGGTTGTCAGAGTGAGCGTTATCGACTTGCCTCTGATGGAATGAAAACTCTTTTGGGTTTTTTAAGTGTCATTGCTGTTGAACTTTTACACGTTACTTATCTTCATCGTACCCAGCCCGATGCTCTCGCGATTGAAATTCTTAATCCTCTTCAACTTCAGGTGTTAAAAGCAGCCGCCTCTCAAAAACTTCCCCCTATTTTGACTGTTGCTTGGGCTGTCGAGTCTGTTGCTTTTCTTGGTGGTTATCTTGAACATCGTCGTAAAACTCCTCTCGGTATCCAAGTCCTTTGGCGCGGTTGGTTGAAGTTGCATGACCTTTGCCAAGGCTGGCAGCTTGCAATCCGCACTTAA
- a CDS encoding replication restart DNA helicase PriA: MTHSQTIRCPNCGNHAVRQQIVHLNVTETACPVCDYLMINCTSTGNVLESYAPGLKGFSQAVS; encoded by the coding sequence ATGACTCATTCTCAAACGATTCGTTGTCCCAATTGTGGTAATCATGCTGTTCGTCAACAAATTGTTCATCTTAATGTGACGGAAACGGCTTGCCCTGTCTGTGATTATCTCATGATTAATTGTACAAGTACTGGTAACGTTCTAGAGTCCTACGCGCCAGGGCTAAAGGGTTTTAGTCAAGCTGTCTCCTGA
- a CDS encoding type II toxin-antitoxin system HicB family antitoxin, with protein sequence MKKYTVIYEKGETNWGAIVPDLPGCVSIGDTLEEVQENVKEAISLYLEVLAERGEVLPEPLMRVGSVEVAA encoded by the coding sequence ATGAAAAAATACACGGTGATTTATGAAAAGGGCGAAACAAATTGGGGGGCGATCGTTCCTGATTTACCTGGATGTGTCAGTATTGGCGATACTTTGGAAGAGGTACAGGAAAATGTAAAAGAAGCAATTTCTCTTTATTTAGAGGTTTTAGCAGAACGAGGGGAAGTTTTACCTGAGCCATTGATGAGGGTTGGATCAGTGGAGGTCGCGGCTTAA
- a CDS encoding ISAs1 family transposase: MLEVKGCIVTIDAMGTQTKIAQQIVGRGGDYVLALKGNQGNLCEDVEQLFAHAQSVNFVGIKHDFHQTIDKGHGRIEIRRCWTMEQTEFLLGAEKWAKLTSICMIQAERRLKDKTEYETRYYISSLPSNAQKLSQSVRSHWLIENSLHWVLDLAFNEDACRTRKDFAPENLAVLRHIALNLLTKENTLKLGIKNKRLRAGWDEDYLLKVLLG, translated from the coding sequence ATGCTAGAGGTCAAAGGTTGTATCGTAACGATTGATGCCATGGGAACTCAGACAAAGATTGCCCAACAGATAGTAGGGCGAGGGGGAGATTATGTTTTGGCATTGAAAGGCAATCAAGGTAATTTATGTGAGGATGTTGAACAATTATTTGCTCATGCTCAATCGGTTAATTTTGTGGGAATTAAGCATGATTTTCATCAAACAATAGACAAGGGACATGGACGGATTGAAATTCGCCGTTGCTGGACGATGGAACAAACAGAATTTTTGCTGGGTGCGGAGAAATGGGCAAAGTTGACGAGCATCTGTATGATTCAAGCGGAGAGACGATTGAAAGACAAAACAGAGTATGAGACTCGCTACTATATCAGTAGCCTGCCGAGTAATGCTCAAAAATTATCCCAATCTGTTCGTAGTCATTGGTTGATAGAAAACTCTTTACATTGGGTTCTAGACTTGGCCTTCAATGAGGATGCTTGTCGCACTCGTAAGGATTTTGCTCCTGAGAATTTAGCCGTCTTACGCCATATCGCTCTTAACTTGCTCACAAAGGAAAATACTCTGAAACTTGGTATCAAGAATAAACGGCTACGCGCTGGTTGGGACGAGGACTATCTCCTTAAGGTTTTACTCGGATAA